GCGCCAAGTACCTCGAGCGCCCGCAGATGGGTCGCGGCATCCTGCTCGGCGGCGTGCCCGGCGTGGCGCCGGCCTGGATCACGATTCTGGGGGGCGGCGTTGTTGGCGCCAACGCGGCCAAGATCGCCGCCGGCTTCCAGGCGAACGTGTCGATCCTCGACATCAACATGGACCGCTTGCGGTACCTCGACGACATCATGCCCGCCAACGTCGACGTGCTGTTCAGCGACCGTCACACCATCCGCAAGCAGCTGGAGCGAGCGGATTTGGTGATTGGCGCCGTGCTGATCCCCGGCGCCAAGGCGCCACGGCTGATCGAGGAGGAGGACCTGAAGATCATGCAGCCCGGCTCGGTGATCTGCGACGTCGCGATCGACCAGGGTGGCTGCATCGCGACCAGCAAGCCGACGACCCACAGCGACCCCACCTACATCGTGCACGACGTGGTGCACTACTGCGTGGCGAACATGCCGGGCGCGGTGGGCCGCACCAGCACCTTTGCGCTCTGCAACGTGACGCTGCCGTGGGCGATCCGGATCGCGGAGCAGGGCGTCGAGGCTGCCGCAGCAAAGAGCCCTGAGCTGGCGACCGCCGTCAACATCTTCCACGGCGCCGTCACCAACCGTCCGGTGGCCGATACGTTCGGGCTGGAGTACTCCGACCAGTTCGAGCGGTGAAGCCTACCCTCCTGAGAGGAACGCTAGTCGACACTAGTACTGGCCCGGTGCAGCGTTCGATTCGCGGCAAGTCCGAGGTCGAATCCAGCGGATCCCGTTAGTGGGCACCAGTGTTCCACTTGTGCTCAATGCCTGACAGGTCGGCACGCGTTATAATCGCCGGCATGGCGAAGACAATTGAATGGATTGGCGAATTCGACGGTCATCTGCGACTGCTCGATCAGACCAGGCTCCCCACCGAAACTAGTTACCTCGACTGCCGCACCGTCGAAGACGTTTGGCAGGCCATCAAGCGACTGAGCGTGCGCGGCGCCCCGGCGATTGGCGTCGCGGCCGCGTACGGCGTCTGCTTGGCGGGGGACTCGGAGGCGTCGGCCGCCGCGGCGTGCGACTACCTGGCGACCAGCCGGCCGACTGCGGTTAACCTGTTCTGGGCGCTCGACCGCATGCGGGCCGCAATCGCCGATCATCAGGCGCCCCGCCTAGCGGCTCGGCTGCTCACCGAGGCCCGCGCAATCCACGCCGAAGACCACGAGTTGTGCGCGGCGATTGGCCGCCACGGCGCCGACGCCCTGGCTGACCTGCCAACAGGCGCGGGCATCCTAACGCACTGCAACACCGGTGCGCTCGCCACCGGAGGCGACGGCACCGCGTTGGCAGTGATCTTCGAGCTGCACCGCCGCGGCCGCGAGCCGAAGGTCTACGCCGATGAGACCCGCCCGCTGCTGCAGGGCGCCCGGCTCACAATGTGGGAGCTGATGGAGCGCGGCGTCGACGCGACGCTGATTACCGACTCGATGAACGCCCAGGTGATGCGGGAGGGCAGGGTAGGGGCCGTGATCGTCGGAGCCGACCGCATCGCCGCCAACGGCGACGCCGCCAACAAAATCGGCACCTACGCGGCCGCCATCGCCGCCCGCTACCACAACGTGCCGTTCTACGTCGCCGCCCCGAGCACCACCTTCGACCTGACGCTCGCCTCCGGCAATCAAATCCCCATTGAAGAGCGCAGCGACGACGAAATTACCCGCGGCTTCGGCAAGCAGACGGCCCCCGACGACGCCAAGACCTACAACCCGGCCTTCGACGTCACGCCGGCCGAGCTGATCACCGGCATCGTG
This genomic interval from Posidoniimonas corsicana contains the following:
- the ald gene encoding alanine dehydrogenase encodes the protein MIVGVPREIKKDEYRIAMLPVGAEELTRRGHQVLVESGAGLGSGLPDEAYQAAGAEMVANRDDIFARADMIVKVKEPQPDEWPLIRPGQILFTYFHFAASRELTDAMVASQSTCVAYETLRDAEGRLPLLTPMSEVAGRMSVQEGAKYLERPQMGRGILLGGVPGVAPAWITILGGGVVGANAAKIAAGFQANVSILDINMDRLRYLDDIMPANVDVLFSDRHTIRKQLERADLVIGAVLIPGAKAPRLIEEEDLKIMQPGSVICDVAIDQGGCIATSKPTTHSDPTYIVHDVVHYCVANMPGAVGRTSTFALCNVTLPWAIRIAEQGVEAAAAKSPELATAVNIFHGAVTNRPVADTFGLEYSDQFER
- the mtnA gene encoding S-methyl-5-thioribose-1-phosphate isomerase, translated to MAKTIEWIGEFDGHLRLLDQTRLPTETSYLDCRTVEDVWQAIKRLSVRGAPAIGVAAAYGVCLAGDSEASAAAACDYLATSRPTAVNLFWALDRMRAAIADHQAPRLAARLLTEARAIHAEDHELCAAIGRHGADALADLPTGAGILTHCNTGALATGGDGTALAVIFELHRRGREPKVYADETRPLLQGARLTMWELMERGVDATLITDSMNAQVMREGRVGAVIVGADRIAANGDAANKIGTYAAAIAARYHNVPFYVAAPSTTFDLTLASGNQIPIEERSDDEITRGFGKQTAPDDAKTYNPAFDVTPAELITGIVTELGVFEPGKVAEALTAAASK